A window from Balearica regulorum gibbericeps isolate bBalReg1 chromosome 1, bBalReg1.pri, whole genome shotgun sequence encodes these proteins:
- the LOC142598404 gene encoding granulocyte-macrophage colony-stimulating factor receptor subunit alpha-like isoform X2, with product MNGTAIENFVCVIFNVSFMNCTWDVGRTASEDTQYFLYWKTSKREDFSGCQNYTKDNFGRHTGCRFQNVTIEHKTAYFLVNGSRNGQNIQSYEKRILLYQIEKLTPPINVTVNCTEASHSCEIRWQPPRTSHVKKHTCFKYEIVIENKANPDKNIKPSSKTETSGPGNSFIFGSFSAEKRYSVKLRATDNGCLVSTSWGEWSTPVEFGKEQLTSTSSHMLFLIPVLTTSLVFFLFVLSIYLKKTSATVPQPRNLFHEVSSMDFQTEYKNQLIKHETEEITRITEEVA from the exons ATGAATGGGACAGCCATTGAAAATTTTGTCTGCgtcatttttaatgtttccttcaTGAACTGCACTTGGGATGTGGGCAGGACTGCTTCAGAAGATACCCAGTATTTCCTGTACTGGAAAACCTCAAA GAGAGAAGATTTCTCAGGATGCCAGAATTACACCAAAGATAATTTTGGAAGGCACACAGGATGTAGATTCCAAAATGTGACAATAGAACATAAGACAGCTTATTTCCTGGTAAATGGGTCTCGAAATGGACAAAACATTCAGTCATATGAGAAGAGGATTCTTCTGTACCAAATTG AAAAACTCACCCCTCCAATAAATGTCACTGTGAACTGTACAGAAGCTTCTCATAGTTGTGAAATTCGGTGGCAACCACCTCGCACAAGTCATGTGAAAAAACATACTTGTTTCAAATACGAAATTGTCATAGAAAACAAG GCTAATCCTGACAAAAACATCAAACCCTCATCTAAAACA GAGACAAGCGGCCCAGGAAACTCTTTCATATTTGGGAgcttcagtgcagaaaaaaggTACAGCGTCAAACTCAGAGCAACTGACAATGGTTGTTTAGTGAGCACAAGCTGGGGAGAGTGGAGTACACCCGTAGAGTTTG gaaaagaacaaCTTACATCTACTTCATCACATATGTTATTTCTGATACCAGTGCTGACAACAAgtcttgtattttttctctttgtact aagcatttatttgaaaaaaacatctgCTACAGTACCACAGCCAAGAAACCTATTCCATGAGGTCTCTTCAATGGATTTCCAg ACAGAATATAAGAATCAATTAATTAAGcatgaaactgaagaaataacaaGAATTACTGAAGAAGTGGCATAA
- the LOC142598404 gene encoding granulocyte-macrophage colony-stimulating factor receptor subunit alpha-like isoform X1: MNGTAIENFVCVIFNVSFMNCTWDVGRTASEDTQYFLYWKTSKREDFSGCQNYTKDNFGRHTGCRFQNVTIEHKTAYFLVNGSRNGQNIQSYEKRILLYQIEKLTPPINVTVNCTEASHSCEIRWQPPRTSHVKKHTCFKYEIVIENKANPDKNIKPSSKTETSGPGNSFIFGSFSAEKRYSVKLRATDNGCLVSTSWGEWSTPVEFGKEQLTSTSSHMLFLIPVLTTSLVFFLFVLSIYLKKTSATVPQPRNLFHEVSSMDFQVCFLSICLKFVVNKDPLQSQRYDLSVSKVHRR; the protein is encoded by the exons ATGAATGGGACAGCCATTGAAAATTTTGTCTGCgtcatttttaatgtttccttcaTGAACTGCACTTGGGATGTGGGCAGGACTGCTTCAGAAGATACCCAGTATTTCCTGTACTGGAAAACCTCAAA GAGAGAAGATTTCTCAGGATGCCAGAATTACACCAAAGATAATTTTGGAAGGCACACAGGATGTAGATTCCAAAATGTGACAATAGAACATAAGACAGCTTATTTCCTGGTAAATGGGTCTCGAAATGGACAAAACATTCAGTCATATGAGAAGAGGATTCTTCTGTACCAAATTG AAAAACTCACCCCTCCAATAAATGTCACTGTGAACTGTACAGAAGCTTCTCATAGTTGTGAAATTCGGTGGCAACCACCTCGCACAAGTCATGTGAAAAAACATACTTGTTTCAAATACGAAATTGTCATAGAAAACAAG GCTAATCCTGACAAAAACATCAAACCCTCATCTAAAACA GAGACAAGCGGCCCAGGAAACTCTTTCATATTTGGGAgcttcagtgcagaaaaaaggTACAGCGTCAAACTCAGAGCAACTGACAATGGTTGTTTAGTGAGCACAAGCTGGGGAGAGTGGAGTACACCCGTAGAGTTTG gaaaagaacaaCTTACATCTACTTCATCACATATGTTATTTCTGATACCAGTGCTGACAACAAgtcttgtattttttctctttgtact aagcatttatttgaaaaaaacatctgCTACAGTACCACAGCCAAGAAACCTATTCCATGAGGTCTCTTCAATGGATTTCCAggtatgttttctttccatttgcctGAAATTTGTTGTAAATAAGGATCCATTGCAATCTCAAAGGTATGACCTAAGTGTCAGTAAGGTGCATAGaagataa